The sequence below is a genomic window from Strix uralensis isolate ZFMK-TIS-50842 chromosome 11, bStrUra1, whole genome shotgun sequence.
GGGCAGctttccctgccctcctccccgtGCCTGCCGGGCCCCCGGCAGCGATCGAGGCTGCCGAGGGCCCGCCCGTGGTGCGGCTGTGCCCCGGGGGAAGCTCCAATAAAGGTCACGGTGGCAAAGCCCAGCCGGGTCCGTCTGTCCCCGCGGTGGAGGCCTGGGCGGGCCCAGGCGCCTTCTGGCGGCGTGGCGGGACTACAACTCCCGGCATGCCCCGCTCGCGGCGCAGCCAAtgggagggacggggcggggccTGGGCGGGCCCAGGGGCCTATTGGCAGCGGGGCGGTACTACAACTCCCGGCATGCCCCGCTGGCCGAGCAGCCAatgggcggggcggggcggggcggggcgtggCGTGGCGTGTGTCCCCGGCCAGGGGCGGCCCGGGCTCTCCGGTGCCCCTGGTCCCGTCGCGGCGATGCCCGAGTGCCCGGAGCTGCACCTGGCCGGGCGCTACATCAACGAGGCATGCGGTGGCGTGGTGTTCTCGGGCGGCGTGGAGCGCTCGGCGGTGGGCAGGGGCCCGGAGGTGCCCTTCCGCAGCGAGGCCTACCGCATCTCAGCCGCCTCCCGGGGCAAGGAGCTGCGGCTGACGCTGGCCCCGCTGGGCCCCGGCGCGCCCCAGGACCTCGTCTTTCTCTTCGGCATGTCGGGGTCGTTCCGGCTGTGCCCCGCCGCCCAGCTGCCCCGCCATGCCCACCTCCGCTTCCTCACGCGCGAGAGCCCCCCGCGCGCCCTCTGCTTCGTCGACGTCCGCCGCTTCGGCTCGTGGCGGCTGGGGGACGCCTGGCAGCCGGGCCGCGGGCCCTGCGTCCTCACCGAGTACCAGGCCTTCAGGTGAGCGTCCCGCCGCCCtgccggccgcggcccggcccgagGGAAGGCCCCTGCTTTGTCTTGGCTGCTTTTACTGCACGGCAGTCCAGCAGCCGTGCCCGGGTGACCCTTGCCTCATGTGCTGTTGCAGGGAGAACGTGCTGAAGAACCTGGATGACAAGGCTTTTGACAAGCCCATCTGCGAGGCCCTCTTAAACCAGAAGTTTTTCAATGGAATTGGGAATTACCTCCGCGCTGAGATCCTGTACAGGTAAGGTGGGTTGAGCACCCATTCACCTGCCATGGAGGTTTGGTCTCCAGGAGTTTGCCAGAGTTTGGCAGCTCCTAGGCTAAACGGCTTGGGCCTCCTCGCCTTGTAGACACGGGCAAGTGCCAGAACAAAGAGTTCAGGCTTGTGTGTAACAGGTGGACTCTCTCAGGTTGAAGATCCCTCCCTTTGAAAAGGCTCGGACTGTGCTGGAGGCCCTGAAGGatcaggagcagcagaggaggaagaaggtgggGAATACCTGGTGCTTTTGCAGGCTCAAAAAGGGGCAGGTTTCCAGACAGACACCATAGGGGGTTTATTTGTCCGTGGCCCTGCGGGACATCTCAGCAGCTCCCTGGCGTCCCATGAGCCTCTTGCCTTCCGTGCAGGGAGCCGGACTGAGCTGAAAGGTGTTCCTGAGTCAAGTTTGGGCTCAGCAGCAGTGGAGGTGGTTCAGTTTGCTTCCAGCCCCCCATCTGGGCTCAGCAAGCTGCCCTGCCCTAGCTCTGCTCTGGGCTTAGCTGGGCACGAAGCTCTGGTTCAAGTCTGCTGTTTTGGGCTTGTTCCAGCCCAGGGTTCAGGGCCAGTTTCAGTTCATGTTTGGTTCCTCGCTCTGATGGGGCAGAACATCGTCACAAGGCTTTTGCAGAGCTCGCACAGCCTCTGCCCGCACTGCTGTTGGGAGGTATTTGCGTCTCTTGAGTCTTTCCCAACCCAACAGCAGGCATTTTCCCTTCACAACGCTTGCTGCGTGGGATCCTTCTCCTCAAGCATTTTACTGTCCTTTGCCATAAACACCTGTGCCCGAGCACGTCTGCCCCTCCAGTGGAGCGGCAGTCGGGGTGCAGTGGTTCTGTAACCTCACACGTGCGGTGCTCGTTCATGCGTGGCCGCGCTGATGGGCTGTGACAGCTCCACGGGCACATGCCTGCGTGCTGCGCCCACCTTCTGCCCTCAGGGAGTCTctgggtgtatttggggagggTGAAGAGGAAGGGGCGAGGGAAATGAACACCTTGCAAGCTTAAAATCTTTGGGGAAGGTTGCAGTAGAGCCCACGGCGGATCTCATGGccctgggggagaggaggtggctATTTTAAAGGaggctgaaaacaaaacatgcagcttGAGGGCTGTTTTTTACAAACTGCTGGTGTTCCTGTGTGCTAGCTCTCTCTCGTCTTTGCGCAGTTCGACAGCGGGGTGAGCTCAGGGCTGGGATGTGGTGGGGAGCGTGGCAGCTCATCCTCAGGAGGGCAAGAGGAGATGGGGAGTCTGGCTGCTGTTGGGGTGGTGCTTTGCCAATTGACAGGGTCAACAGGAAGGACACAGACACCAAGTTAGAAAGACTagcttattttactttagtttaaagTGGCAGAAAGAACAAGCAAGGTAACGCACCTGATCATTACTACATAAAGTTA
It includes:
- the NEIL1 gene encoding endonuclease 8-like 1, with the translated sequence MPECPELHLAGRYINEACGGVVFSGGVERSAVGRGPEVPFRSEAYRISAASRGKELRLTLAPLGPGAPQDLVFLFGMSGSFRLCPAAQLPRHAHLRFLTRESPPRALCFVDVRRFGSWRLGDAWQPGRGPCVLTEYQAFRENVLKNLDDKAFDKPICEALLNQKFFNGIGNYLRAEILYRLKIPPFEKARTVLEALKDQEQQRRKKNPALTLSKKLKLMRENPDLLELCHTVPMEVITAEKKLFEPDHSDNYAAFKNWLQCYLVPGMSTLRDGSGRTVWFQGEPGPMAPKGQTPRKKRARLKADPEASTSKVSTRASKRRPRAAAKPPKAEEEEADRPRKGRAHRRRNATAAPALSEPEAPLKAQGSRRTSARRGRGAAPAV